From one Mycolicibacterium sp. HK-90 genomic stretch:
- a CDS encoding bile acid:sodium symporter family protein, giving the protein MKDLLLQGSNIAVVFFVVSSTLAVGLSLTVGQILAPLKNVRLVALSLAANFVLAPLAAFGLWKAFGLDEPLGIGLLLCGLAAGAPFLIKLAEFARADMAFAVGLMVLLMVVTVGYVPLVLPIFVAGTAVNPAQIAVSLVVLMLIPLAAGLLLRARGAGMAARIRPAVGKVSTVSMILVIVLTIAAHFNSVLSVFGTFGILAAIVYTVICAGIGWLLGGRGARDVLALGTAQRNAAAAFVVAGQNFADPKVVVMITVVLIVEFLMLLPFARRLARRR; this is encoded by the coding sequence GTGAAGGATCTCCTCCTACAGGGCTCGAACATCGCCGTCGTCTTCTTCGTCGTCTCGAGCACTCTGGCCGTCGGTCTGAGCCTGACCGTCGGCCAGATCCTGGCCCCGCTGAAGAACGTTCGTCTGGTTGCGTTGTCCCTGGCGGCGAACTTCGTGCTGGCGCCGCTGGCCGCGTTCGGACTGTGGAAGGCGTTCGGCCTCGACGAACCGCTCGGGATCGGCCTGCTGCTGTGCGGGCTCGCGGCCGGCGCTCCGTTTCTGATCAAGCTCGCCGAGTTCGCCAGGGCCGACATGGCTTTCGCGGTGGGCTTGATGGTGCTGCTGATGGTTGTCACCGTGGGCTACGTGCCACTGGTATTGCCGATCTTCGTCGCCGGCACCGCGGTCAACCCCGCACAGATCGCGGTGTCCCTCGTGGTGCTGATGCTCATCCCGCTGGCCGCGGGCCTGCTGCTGCGGGCCCGCGGCGCCGGGATGGCCGCCCGAATCCGGCCTGCGGTCGGAAAGGTGTCGACCGTCAGCATGATTCTGGTGATCGTGTTGACCATCGCGGCCCATTTCAACAGCGTGCTATCGGTTTTCGGCACGTTCGGAATCCTGGCGGCCATCGTGTACACGGTGATCTGCGCCGGGATCGGGTGGCTGCTGGGCGGCCGCGGGGCGCGGGATGTGCTGGCGTTGGGAACCGCTCAACGCAACGCCGCCGCGGCCTTCGTGGTGGCCGGGCAGAACTTCGCCGACCCCAAGGTGGTCGTGATGATCACCGTGGTGTTGATCGTCGAGTTCCTGATGTTGTTGCCGTTCGCGAGGCGGCTCGCCCGGCGTCGCTGA
- a CDS encoding AAA family ATPase has protein sequence MVAGSWPVHIPVATVGPPAAVRTGVPRPTVTGMLRGRTGLVVVAAPAGYGKTTVVTQWDDADERPFAWARLDNLDNDPAHLLLHLTTALHVVRPVDPALLQYLQGAGRAETQLVPAFVHALENCGPVVLVLDDVHELTANAAVETLRAVVGLAPQSTTLVLIGRQMPALDLARRRMEGRVTEIGVPELKLSGSEGAAAFAAVGGGADKATVARVLDKCEGWAAGVVMAALALRDGAPAEVVTGRHRLLADYLVEEVLGALESGTVTFLMESAVLDRFCAEELDALLGRTDSAAMLDAIRSSGNMFLVSLDAQGIWYRYHQLFGDLLRARLRDRDPDRFRELAAKAADRLEQAGDVDGALVQALAADDRGRAAALVGVDAVRLGVDGRVGVLARRLSLIDEQTFTDYPDAAIARAWLGVMTGDAELIQRSLLTASEADTGEPLSDGTPSVEVAAALIGSMLGVGGVREVVRHAETVCRAGDHLVNPWWGAATVMKGAALSMVDEPAQARATLESALPVIEDLPGFQAAALAHLAALDLSDGDLPGAVEHATAARSIVDSRDLSDLVPMVVVYAVDALVRARRGDVAGARAAVRATERLVDRLGDLSARTALMAHVLAAGAAVEIDDTELCDVHLDAAHRAQRREPDAVGIGLRLDHIEALSAARAARGARPALTTAELRLLPHLASHLSLQRIADELIVSRETVKSQAKSIYRKLGVSSRAAAVAEADRLGLLSDAGRAASRTATTSGTRRSTPR, from the coding sequence GTGGTAGCGGGATCCTGGCCGGTGCACATTCCGGTGGCGACTGTCGGACCACCGGCGGCCGTCCGCACCGGGGTACCCCGCCCGACCGTGACCGGGATGTTGCGGGGTCGGACCGGGCTGGTCGTGGTGGCCGCCCCCGCCGGGTACGGCAAGACCACCGTGGTGACGCAGTGGGACGACGCCGACGAACGCCCGTTTGCCTGGGCCCGGCTCGACAATCTCGACAACGACCCGGCACACCTGCTGTTGCACTTGACCACGGCGTTGCACGTGGTCAGGCCCGTCGATCCGGCACTGCTGCAGTACCTGCAGGGCGCTGGCCGCGCCGAAACCCAACTCGTGCCGGCGTTCGTCCACGCGCTGGAGAACTGCGGGCCGGTCGTGCTGGTGCTCGACGACGTTCACGAGTTGACGGCGAACGCCGCCGTAGAAACGTTGCGTGCGGTGGTGGGCCTGGCTCCGCAGTCGACGACGCTGGTGTTGATCGGTCGGCAGATGCCTGCGCTCGACCTGGCGCGCCGCCGGATGGAGGGCCGGGTCACCGAGATCGGCGTCCCGGAGCTGAAGTTGTCGGGTTCGGAAGGCGCGGCGGCATTCGCGGCCGTCGGTGGCGGCGCCGACAAGGCCACCGTTGCGCGGGTGCTCGACAAGTGTGAGGGCTGGGCGGCCGGAGTGGTGATGGCGGCCTTGGCGCTGCGTGACGGCGCACCCGCTGAGGTGGTCACCGGCCGGCACCGGTTGCTGGCCGATTATCTGGTCGAGGAGGTGCTCGGCGCGCTCGAATCCGGCACCGTCACCTTCCTGATGGAATCGGCGGTGCTGGACCGGTTTTGCGCCGAGGAACTGGATGCGCTGCTGGGACGCACGGATTCGGCGGCGATGCTCGACGCGATCAGGAGCTCGGGCAACATGTTTTTGGTTTCCCTTGACGCCCAGGGGATCTGGTATCGGTATCACCAGCTATTCGGGGATCTGTTGCGCGCGAGGCTGCGGGACCGAGATCCGGACAGGTTCCGGGAGTTGGCGGCCAAGGCCGCGGATCGGCTGGAGCAGGCCGGCGATGTGGACGGTGCGTTGGTCCAGGCGCTGGCCGCCGACGACCGTGGGCGTGCGGCGGCACTGGTGGGAGTCGACGCGGTGCGACTGGGAGTCGACGGCCGGGTCGGGGTCCTGGCCCGCCGGCTCAGTCTGATCGATGAGCAGACCTTCACCGATTATCCCGATGCCGCGATCGCGCGGGCCTGGCTGGGTGTGATGACCGGTGACGCCGAGTTGATCCAGCGGTCGTTGCTGACGGCGAGCGAGGCCGATACGGGTGAACCACTCTCCGACGGCACGCCGTCGGTCGAGGTGGCGGCCGCATTGATCGGTTCGATGCTGGGTGTCGGTGGGGTGAGGGAGGTCGTCCGGCACGCCGAAACGGTCTGTCGTGCAGGCGATCATCTGGTCAACCCGTGGTGGGGTGCGGCTACAGTCATGAAAGGTGCCGCGCTGTCCATGGTCGATGAACCCGCGCAGGCGCGGGCCACCCTGGAATCGGCGCTCCCGGTGATCGAGGACCTGCCCGGCTTCCAGGCCGCGGCGCTGGCCCACCTTGCCGCATTGGACCTCAGTGACGGCGATCTGCCCGGCGCCGTCGAGCACGCCACCGCGGCGCGCTCGATCGTCGACTCGCGGGACCTGTCCGACCTGGTGCCGATGGTGGTGGTCTACGCGGTCGACGCGCTGGTGCGAGCCCGACGCGGTGACGTGGCCGGTGCGCGCGCGGCCGTCCGCGCCACCGAACGGCTCGTCGACCGGCTGGGTGACCTGTCGGCCCGCACCGCGCTGATGGCGCATGTGCTGGCCGCCGGCGCCGCCGTCGAGATCGACGACACCGAACTGTGTGACGTCCATCTGGACGCGGCGCATCGTGCACAACGGCGGGAGCCCGATGCTGTCGGCATCGGGCTCCGGTTGGACCACATCGAGGCGTTGTCGGCGGCCCGAGCGGCCCGTGGGGCCCGGCCGGCGTTGACGACGGCGGAGTTGCGCCTGCTACCGCACCTGGCTTCTCACTTGTCGTTGCAGCGGATCGCGGACGAGTTGATCGTCAGCCGCGAAACCGTGAAGAGCCAGGCGAAGTCGATTTACCGCAAGCTGGGCGTCTCTTCCCGCGCCGCTGCGGTGGCCGAGGCCGACCGACTCGGCCTCCTCAGCGACGCCGGGCGAGCCGCCTCGCGAACGGCAACAACATCAGGAACTCGACGATCAACACCACGGTGA
- a CDS encoding alpha/beta fold hydrolase, with the protein MSGVVTAPDGRKLAYLEVGDPHGPLVIHNHGGPGSRYEARFFAEAAAEKHLRLICVDRPGMGGSAPQKARTFAGWAADLTAVADALGHQEFGVTGWSEGGPWALAAAAYIDPTRLRHVSSIAPGSYGAFGDNSASQYLSRIDAFGGRLALRFKPGFRLMYAGLGFVSKRFGASAVEKMRDSLNDYDRQLLLRPEIESVLIEEFAECFAQGSSGLVRDAELLYRRWSFDVSSIERPVHLWQGLDDRMVPDPINRAVADRMPGAVWHPVDGAGHFVAIGCADEIFAIAAEELAAG; encoded by the coding sequence ATGTCTGGCGTGGTGACGGCTCCGGACGGTCGCAAGCTCGCCTATCTCGAAGTCGGCGATCCGCACGGGCCACTCGTCATCCACAATCACGGCGGTCCCGGTAGCCGGTATGAGGCGCGATTCTTCGCCGAGGCCGCAGCCGAGAAGCACCTCCGGTTGATCTGTGTCGACCGCCCTGGCATGGGAGGGTCCGCGCCGCAGAAGGCTCGCACCTTCGCCGGCTGGGCCGCCGACCTGACCGCCGTCGCCGACGCACTGGGACATCAGGAATTCGGGGTCACCGGGTGGTCGGAAGGCGGCCCGTGGGCACTCGCCGCCGCCGCGTACATCGACCCCACCCGCCTGCGACACGTTTCGAGCATCGCCCCCGGCAGTTACGGGGCGTTCGGTGACAACTCGGCATCGCAGTACCTGTCCCGGATCGACGCCTTTGGCGGGAGGCTCGCGCTGCGGTTCAAGCCGGGCTTCCGGCTCATGTACGCCGGGCTCGGCTTTGTTTCCAAGCGCTTCGGCGCCAGCGCTGTGGAGAAGATGCGCGACAGCCTCAACGACTACGACCGCCAGCTCCTGCTTCGACCGGAGATCGAATCGGTGCTCATCGAAGAATTCGCCGAGTGCTTCGCACAAGGCAGCAGCGGGTTGGTTCGGGACGCTGAATTGCTGTACCGGCGATGGTCTTTCGACGTGTCGTCGATCGAGCGGCCGGTCCACCTGTGGCAGGGCCTGGACGATCGAATGGTTCCCGACCCCATCAACCGTGCCGTGGCCGACCGGATGCCCGGAGCGGTATGGCATCCCGTCGACGGCGCCGGCCACTTCGTGGCGATCGGCTGCGCCGACGAGATCTTCGCCATCGCGGCCGAGGAGCTCGCAGCCGGTTAG
- a CDS encoding YitT family protein — translation METQDTHYWRRSFWALVGVAVLGLGAAVLRVAQVGVDPYTAANIGISNAIGLDLGTYQLISNAVLLIPIFFLGREYVGIGTVINMVMTGYFIQWFSALLNPLVPGEPTQLVQAVMFVVGITLFAAGASMYMTVALGNAPYDAIAPIIVDHSRVPYRVVRVIQDLAFVGLALTFHGQVGIGTVMTAFFAGPLIDFFTEKVNKPLLKKDLAAVSALEQRVKTTRWHF, via the coding sequence GTGGAGACCCAGGACACGCACTATTGGCGGCGGTCGTTCTGGGCGCTGGTGGGAGTGGCTGTCTTGGGTCTGGGGGCGGCCGTATTGCGCGTCGCGCAGGTGGGTGTGGATCCGTACACCGCAGCCAACATCGGCATCAGCAACGCGATCGGACTCGACCTTGGCACGTATCAGCTCATCAGCAATGCCGTACTGCTGATCCCGATCTTCTTCCTCGGGCGGGAGTATGTCGGGATCGGCACGGTCATCAACATGGTGATGACCGGTTACTTCATCCAGTGGTTCTCCGCCCTGTTGAATCCGCTGGTTCCCGGTGAGCCGACCCAGCTGGTGCAGGCCGTGATGTTCGTCGTCGGCATCACGCTGTTCGCTGCGGGGGCGTCGATGTACATGACCGTCGCGCTCGGCAATGCCCCGTACGACGCGATCGCTCCGATCATCGTCGATCACTCACGTGTGCCGTACCGGGTGGTGCGGGTGATCCAGGACCTCGCCTTCGTGGGACTGGCCCTGACGTTCCACGGGCAGGTCGGAATCGGCACCGTGATGACAGCGTTCTTTGCCGGCCCACTCATCGACTTCTTCACCGAGAAGGTCAACAAGCCGTTGCTCAAGAAGGACCTCGCTGCAGTCAGTGCGCTTGAGCAGCGGGTCAAGACAACCCGATGGCATTTCTGA
- a CDS encoding LGFP repeat-containing protein: protein MNPKLMKRAGVLAATFAITGAAAVACSQETKDETKDALSSATSAASSAIDAGASEAKSGASSASSAVSSAIEGAPTTMNAPGVGEVVLDAPIAEEYADAGGEAKLGLPTAQPEKVGDGTVQAFANGTIFSSPSTGAHVVQGEILRVYTANGGPAGKLGFPTEDEDETAGGPDAANGGWISEFQHGTITWLNKGDGTFAETVTPK from the coding sequence ATGAACCCAAAGTTGATGAAACGAGCAGGTGTGCTGGCTGCAACTTTCGCCATCACCGGGGCGGCGGCCGTTGCGTGCTCGCAGGAAACAAAAGACGAGACCAAGGACGCCCTGTCCAGCGCCACGAGTGCCGCGTCGTCGGCCATCGACGCCGGCGCCAGTGAGGCCAAATCCGGAGCCAGTTCCGCCTCGAGTGCGGTCTCGTCCGCCATCGAAGGCGCTCCCACCACGATGAACGCTCCAGGTGTGGGCGAGGTGGTCCTCGACGCTCCCATTGCGGAGGAGTATGCCGATGCCGGCGGCGAAGCCAAGCTTGGCCTTCCGACAGCGCAACCGGAGAAGGTCGGCGATGGCACGGTGCAGGCTTTCGCCAACGGCACGATCTTTTCGTCGCCGTCGACCGGCGCGCACGTGGTGCAGGGCGAGATCTTGCGTGTCTACACCGCGAACGGCGGGCCTGCGGGCAAGCTGGGATTCCCCACCGAGGATGAGGATGAGACGGCCGGCGGCCCGGACGCTGCCAACGGCGGCTGGATCTCCGAATTCCAGCACGGGACCATCACCTGGCTGAACAAGGGTGACGGCACGTTCGCTGAGACCGTTACGCCCAAGTAG
- a CDS encoding GNAT family N-acetyltransferase, which translates to MSSETQLDRTGAATTVTEHPDRFTIDVDGNTVGVADFHDRDGRRIFPHTEVQPQYRGRGLATILIAEALRSTRAAGLRIVPTCWMVAEYIDKHPEYADITDR; encoded by the coding sequence ATGAGTTCCGAGACACAACTCGACCGCACCGGTGCTGCGACCACCGTCACCGAACACCCCGACCGGTTCACCATCGACGTCGACGGCAACACCGTGGGTGTTGCCGACTTCCACGACCGCGATGGTCGCCGCATCTTTCCCCACACCGAGGTTCAGCCGCAGTACCGTGGCCGCGGGCTGGCGACGATCCTGATCGCCGAAGCCTTACGGTCCACCCGCGCCGCGGGGCTGCGTATCGTGCCGACGTGCTGGATGGTGGCCGAATACATCGACAAACATCCCGAGTACGCGGACATCACCGACCGGTGA
- a CDS encoding zinc-binding dehydrogenase, with translation MAEALPETALELRSLVTENGTLELSLHEVAVPRPNADEVVVRVEASPINPSDLGLLMPSSADMSAATVAGTPDRPVVTAPLRDGALAGLAARVGISLPVGNEGAGTVVAAGQSAQAQALIGKTVGIAGGAMYAQYRVVKAEACLVLPEGATAKDGASSFVNPLTALGMLETMRREGHSALVHTAAASNLGQMLVKACLADGVPLVNIVRKAEQEDILRGLGAVHVCNSSSPSFETDLVEALKATSATLAFDATGGGTLASQILNGMERAANATAAQYSRYGSSVHKQVYIYGSLDTGPTVLTRNFGMAWGVGGWLLTPFLASAGPETIARLRARVAAELTTTFASAYTQEVSLAGMLKPEVFTSYLQKATGEKYLVTPSAMP, from the coding sequence ATGGCTGAGGCACTACCCGAGACAGCACTGGAACTGCGGTCCCTGGTGACCGAGAACGGCACGCTGGAGTTGTCTTTGCACGAGGTGGCCGTGCCCAGGCCGAACGCCGACGAAGTCGTGGTCCGGGTCGAGGCTTCGCCGATCAACCCATCGGATCTGGGCCTACTGATGCCCAGCTCCGCCGACATGTCGGCGGCCACGGTCGCGGGTACGCCGGACCGGCCTGTCGTCACCGCGCCGCTGCGCGACGGGGCGCTGGCCGGTCTGGCGGCCCGTGTCGGCATCTCGCTTCCGGTGGGCAACGAAGGCGCGGGCACCGTGGTGGCGGCGGGGCAGTCGGCGCAGGCACAAGCGCTGATCGGCAAGACCGTCGGGATCGCCGGCGGCGCGATGTATGCGCAGTACCGAGTGGTCAAGGCCGAGGCGTGCCTGGTGCTGCCCGAGGGGGCGACCGCCAAAGACGGCGCATCGTCCTTCGTCAACCCCCTCACGGCGCTGGGCATGCTGGAAACCATGCGCCGCGAAGGACATTCGGCTCTGGTGCACACCGCCGCGGCGTCGAACCTCGGCCAGATGCTCGTCAAGGCCTGCCTGGCCGATGGGGTGCCGCTGGTCAACATCGTCCGCAAGGCCGAGCAGGAAGACATACTGCGCGGTCTGGGCGCGGTCCATGTCTGCAATTCGTCGTCGCCGTCGTTCGAGACGGATCTCGTCGAGGCGCTCAAGGCGACGTCGGCCACGCTGGCGTTCGACGCCACCGGCGGCGGCACGTTGGCTAGCCAGATTCTCAACGGCATGGAGCGGGCCGCCAACGCCACCGCCGCCCAGTACTCCCGATACGGGTCGAGCGTCCACAAGCAGGTGTACATCTACGGCAGCCTCGACACCGGGCCCACTGTGCTGACTCGGAATTTCGGGATGGCTTGGGGTGTCGGGGGTTGGCTGCTCACCCCGTTTCTGGCCAGTGCGGGGCCGGAGACCATCGCGAGGTTGCGCGCTCGGGTCGCCGCGGAGCTCACCACGACGTTCGCGAGCGCCTACACCCAAGAGGTCTCACTGGCCGGCATGCTCAAGCCCGAGGTGTTCACCAGCTATCTGCAGAAGGCGACAGGTGAGAAATACCTGGTGACGCCCTCCGCGATGCCCTGA
- a CDS encoding WXG100 family type VII secretion target — MAYTVSKVRNSKPDVLNTAASDAATSAQRVEAQITQGRDQMNTLCEDWIGTASEAAGKQYGELIGYQQTYSNQLRAVKDALTKHGPKLIDYRTKVDTAVNDAEDRWDVADDGSVSMGFWLEWYVFKNPSQFFKIEAKRIEIENNIKLLLAQFEAEDVAAGYAIRQIGRKLT, encoded by the coding sequence GTGGCGTACACAGTGTCCAAGGTTCGCAACTCGAAACCCGACGTCCTCAACACGGCCGCCAGCGATGCCGCGACATCAGCTCAACGCGTCGAGGCCCAGATCACCCAAGGCCGCGACCAGATGAACACGCTGTGCGAGGACTGGATCGGCACGGCGTCGGAGGCCGCCGGCAAACAGTACGGCGAACTCATCGGATATCAGCAGACCTACAGCAACCAGTTGCGGGCGGTGAAGGACGCGCTGACCAAGCACGGTCCCAAACTCATCGACTACCGGACAAAGGTGGATACCGCGGTCAACGACGCCGAGGACCGATGGGACGTCGCGGACGACGGCTCGGTGTCGATGGGCTTCTGGTTGGAGTGGTACGTCTTCAAGAACCCCAGTCAATTCTTCAAGATCGAGGCCAAGCGCATCGAGATCGAGAACAACATCAAATTGCTGCTGGCTCAGTTCGAGGCCGAAGACGTCGCGGCGGGCTACGCGATCCGCCAGATCGGCCGGAAGCTGACATGA
- a CDS encoding ESX-1 secretion-associated protein: MKVIVDDLRATSGVMDQIASGFYNDGGGPILKSVTSADSELDSTKACGELGDIFLAYAQTLGQGVSEHAGNLSAAAGHYERGDTAAAEAIDFDPPEERELEVGDDPGEPGYDPVHEYEAALQEAGLLDGPSSGMYREWLQNAADNDVPPETIVEIARQENITPASFDVLKGLERVTNKNDETNLKDDTDFFMLPENVSAEQARQAALMTYIFNAGTGYGTSKGSTNNDFAETPYSAAEVQRIKDRQEANSWSYDLLEHAGGGAFATTPNGMLMGVGGGPIQQLISQQGGTCVGDVFAVNIDNPIDGGAAQLRDIIQSGTMQSDADHDGILAKGNDLDRVLHHEERHSQQWADEGRVNFLRQYFWPTDADPNPFETNAGGSDGGYH, from the coding sequence TTGAAAGTCATCGTCGACGACCTGCGCGCCACCTCCGGGGTGATGGACCAGATTGCGAGCGGGTTCTACAACGACGGCGGCGGTCCGATTCTGAAGAGCGTCACCAGCGCGGACTCCGAACTCGACAGCACGAAAGCCTGCGGCGAACTCGGCGACATCTTTCTCGCGTATGCGCAGACCCTCGGCCAAGGCGTGTCCGAACATGCGGGGAATCTGAGCGCGGCGGCGGGTCACTACGAACGCGGCGACACCGCGGCGGCCGAAGCGATCGATTTCGACCCGCCCGAGGAGCGTGAACTCGAAGTCGGCGACGACCCCGGCGAACCCGGCTACGACCCGGTCCACGAGTACGAAGCGGCACTGCAGGAAGCGGGTCTGCTCGACGGTCCGAGTTCGGGCATGTACCGCGAGTGGCTTCAGAACGCCGCCGACAACGATGTGCCGCCCGAGACGATCGTCGAGATAGCTCGGCAGGAGAACATCACGCCGGCGAGTTTCGATGTGCTCAAGGGTCTGGAGCGCGTCACGAACAAAAACGATGAAACGAATCTCAAGGACGACACGGATTTCTTCATGCTGCCCGAGAATGTCTCCGCGGAGCAGGCCCGCCAGGCAGCCTTGATGACATACATCTTCAACGCAGGGACTGGGTACGGAACGTCAAAAGGCAGTACCAACAACGACTTCGCCGAGACGCCCTATTCGGCGGCGGAGGTCCAGCGGATCAAGGACCGTCAGGAAGCGAACAGCTGGAGCTACGACCTGCTCGAACATGCCGGTGGCGGCGCCTTCGCCACCACACCGAATGGCATGTTGATGGGCGTGGGAGGCGGGCCAATCCAACAACTCATCAGCCAACAGGGCGGCACCTGCGTCGGCGATGTCTTCGCGGTCAACATCGACAATCCAATTGATGGTGGGGCAGCGCAGCTCCGCGACATCATCCAATCCGGAACCATGCAGTCCGACGCCGATCACGACGGAATTCTCGCCAAAGGCAACGACCTCGATCGCGTACTGCATCACGAGGAACGACACTCGCAGCAGTGGGCTGACGAAGGCCGCGTCAACTTCCTACGGCAGTACTTCTGGCCAACCGATGCCGATCCCAACCCGTTCGAGACCAATGCCGGCGGCAGCGATGGGGGGTACCACTGA
- a CDS encoding lipoprotein LpqH: MRALVGIAAPAAAIALLAGCASGAELSDVSIVVDGEAYTLGAQVTCTRFANGNLLIYASPSATNHRRSVRVMLGTTHRLVVKAAGFRIPEAHGFTKDSGEMTATKVDDDYTISGRMPDDARGTGFRHVKIEVTCPGYQRPNGPPDTVPQLGSP; encoded by the coding sequence ATGCGTGCCCTCGTCGGCATTGCCGCACCTGCGGCCGCGATCGCGCTCCTGGCGGGGTGTGCGTCCGGCGCTGAGCTGTCCGATGTCTCGATCGTGGTGGACGGTGAGGCGTACACGCTGGGTGCGCAGGTCACCTGCACCAGGTTTGCGAACGGAAATCTGCTGATCTACGCCTCGCCGTCGGCGACGAACCACCGACGCAGCGTCCGGGTGATGCTGGGGACGACACACCGACTGGTCGTCAAAGCAGCGGGTTTCCGAATCCCCGAAGCCCACGGCTTCACCAAGGACTCGGGTGAAATGACGGCCACCAAGGTCGATGACGATTACACGATCAGTGGCCGAATGCCCGACGACGCCCGCGGAACCGGGTTTCGCCACGTGAAGATCGAGGTCACCTGCCCCGGCTATCAACGGCCCAACGGCCCTCCCGACACAGTCCCTCAACTCGGAAGCCCCTGA
- a CDS encoding cutinase family protein — protein MTSKPALILAFAAIAAAFPTATAPQAAAAPCSDVTVVFARGTNEPPGLGSVGGPFVDDLRARVAPRTVDGVAVDYPANNDFHNSTPAGTEAARTLIEFTAASCPNTKMVLGGYSQGAAVIEQATSTASPQTVDHVAATALFGTPRTSFSGLLASGMPLPTLAPQYAANSIDQCNPADPICWEGGWDMGAHVSYVQSGKVAQAADFAAGRL, from the coding sequence ATGACGAGCAAGCCCGCTTTGATCCTGGCTTTCGCGGCGATCGCCGCAGCGTTCCCGACGGCCACTGCTCCGCAGGCTGCAGCGGCACCGTGTTCCGATGTCACGGTGGTGTTCGCCCGCGGCACCAATGAGCCGCCCGGCCTTGGCAGCGTCGGCGGGCCGTTCGTCGACGATCTGCGGGCTCGGGTCGCGCCGCGCACCGTCGACGGCGTCGCGGTCGACTACCCGGCCAACAACGACTTCCACAACAGCACCCCGGCCGGCACCGAGGCCGCGCGAACTCTCATAGAGTTCACCGCGGCCAGCTGTCCGAACACCAAGATGGTGCTGGGCGGCTACTCGCAGGGCGCGGCGGTCATCGAACAGGCCACCAGCACGGCGTCTCCCCAGACCGTCGATCACGTGGCGGCCACCGCACTGTTCGGTACGCCGCGCACCAGCTTCTCGGGCCTCCTGGCTTCCGGGATGCCACTGCCGACGCTGGCGCCCCAGTACGCCGCGAACTCCATCGATCAGTGCAACCCGGCCGACCCGATCTGCTGGGAAGGCGGCTGGGACATGGGTGCCCACGTGTCGTATGTGCAGTCCGGAAAGGTCGCGCAGGCAGCCGATTTCGCCGCAGGCCGACTCTAG
- a CDS encoding nitroreductase family deazaflavin-dependent oxidoreductase: MRVPRRIAHFNKRVTNPLARAITPWLPSLGTLEHVGRKSGRRYRTPLLVFETRDGYAILVGYGQQTDWLKNVLAGGPTMLRKRGRAIPLTNPRVVSKAEGAPLVTPSSRLLYRAFPYNEAALLLTVAH; this comes from the coding sequence ATGCGCGTCCCTCGACGAATCGCACATTTCAACAAGCGAGTCACCAATCCGCTGGCTCGCGCGATCACTCCCTGGCTTCCGAGCCTCGGGACGCTGGAGCATGTCGGGCGGAAGTCGGGCAGGCGGTATCGAACGCCTCTTCTGGTGTTCGAGACCCGCGACGGCTACGCCATCCTCGTCGGCTACGGCCAGCAGACGGATTGGTTGAAGAACGTGCTGGCCGGCGGACCAACGATGCTGCGCAAGCGAGGACGGGCTATACCGCTCACCAACCCACGGGTGGTGAGCAAGGCCGAGGGTGCGCCACTGGTTACACCCAGTTCCCGGTTGCTCTACAGGGCGTTCCCCTACAACGAGGCAGCCCTGTTGCTGACCGTGGCGCACTGA
- a CDS encoding nitroreductase family deazaflavin-dependent oxidoreductase, translating into MPSSIANSIAVVAERIASILGPRAMRVIARFNKYVTNPLQRLWAPRLPYMAVIEHTGRKSGRPYRTPVMAFVDAKSVSVVLNYGERSDWVRNVRAAGTAAVVHRGKRYRLTDPRIIPATDQKARFVASLAPVSTPGS; encoded by the coding sequence ATGCCGAGCAGTATCGCGAATTCGATTGCCGTAGTTGCCGAACGGATCGCGTCGATCCTCGGACCACGGGCGATGCGGGTGATCGCGCGGTTCAACAAGTACGTGACCAACCCGCTGCAGCGATTGTGGGCGCCGCGACTGCCGTACATGGCCGTCATCGAGCACACCGGCCGCAAGTCGGGCAGGCCGTACCGCACCCCGGTCATGGCGTTCGTCGACGCCAAGTCCGTCTCGGTGGTGCTGAACTACGGCGAGCGCTCGGATTGGGTGCGCAATGTCCGGGCCGCGGGCACCGCCGCAGTGGTGCACCGTGGCAAGCGCTACCGGCTGACCGACCCCCGCATCATCCCGGCCACCGACCAGAAGGCGCGGTTCGTCGCCTCGTTGGCGCCGGTTTCGACACCTGGGTCGTGA